In the Embleya scabrispora genome, CACGGCCCGTCGCCGGCACCACGCGCACGACGCCTCGAACAGGGCCTTGCCCCGAGGGCACCACTTGGCGGTGGCGTGCGACGCGCAATGCCGGCACGACTGCTCGTGTCGCGCGATGCGGTCCCTGAACGCCGTGATCGCCGACGCCTCGGCCACCCGTTCTGCGAGCACCGGCCCTCCCCTGGTCACACGACCCGCGGCGAATGCGGCGGGAGTCCGGACCGCACTCTCGCAGCCCGATCCGACACGCCCCGACCCACGCCCCGTGCCCGTCGGCGCGACGGCTTTGGCAGAGGCATCGGAGATCACGGGGGTGGCGAATCATGATTTCGGGCCCGGAAGCGGACATTCCCCGTCTACGTTCGCGGTATGAGTTTCACGCCGCGGTGGACACGCAACGCCGATCCCGTCACGGTCGAGGATCGCATGGACCTGGAGGACGACCTGGAGCGGGATGCGGACGGCACCCGTGCGTTCGGCGCGATGCTGCGGTCGTGGGCGCATCCCGAACCGGGCGTGGCGCGGGGCCCGCACGTCGCCGCGTTCGCCCTGGCCGCGGCCGCGGCACTGGTGGAGGGAGCGGGCGGCACCTGTGCGGGACCGCGCTACCGGGCGCGGGAGAGCGCGGTGGAGCTCTCCGAGATCGCGGACCGGGTCGCGACGGCGATCATCGACCTGGAGCGGGCCGGAGACGGCGACCTCGCTGCCCGGGACACGCTGGCCCTGCGCTTGGGGTTCCAGGCCGAACACGCCTCCTGGCTGGTCGCCTTGGCCGCGCGCGTCGCCGACGAGGCTCTGGCCCTGTCCCCCGACGACCCGGCCGCGCGAGCGGATCTGGCGACCGCCGCCGCCCTGGCCCGGTCCGTACCGCGGGCCGCACGCGCCTGCGTCGCCGGCTGCGTCGCCCGCGTCGAGGAACTGGGCCTGCCGGGCGAACCGTTCGACGAGGCGACGGCCCGCATCGACCAACACGAGGCAACGATCGAGATCGCCGCCCGACGCCTGACGCACGAAGTGGCGCGTTAGCGAGGGCGACTCCGGATCACGCCCCGGGCGCGCAACGCTCCAAAAGCCGCTCTCGTTGCTGGACGCCGAGGCCCCGCACCCGCCGGCTCGTGGAAATCTCGAGTTCGGCGAGCAATCGGTCCGCGCGCGCCTTCCCGACAGCGGGGAGGGACTCGAGGAGGGCTCGGACCGGCATCTTGCGCACCGCCAGGGTGTCGGTGTCCAACACCTCGCGCAGCGAGATTTTGCCGCTTTTGAGTGCCTGCTTCACCTCGGCCCGTTCCTTGCGCACGGCGGCGGCCTTCGCGAGCGCGGCCCGGCGCTCCTGGGGATCGATCACGGGCACGGTCACCGGTTTCTCCTCGCGTCGTCCGATCGCTACGGGCCCATCATGGTCGCAGGTTCGGCACCCGACCAGCGGCTTCCCGGACGACGCCGGAAGACGTCGACCGCGGACAGGGCGGGCTCACGACCCGGGGCTGCGCGTACGGCGCCCTCTCCCGGCACCGCGCGGCAGCCCCACCGGCGACCGCCTTCCGGTACCTCACGGTTGTTCGACGTGCGTCCCGGAACACCATGCGCCGGATACCCGAGTCGGCGCGATCCGGCGGCGGCACGACCGGACGGGACACGAGGAGAGTTCGGCATGTGGGTCGCTTCGGTCGCTCTGCGAGCCGGCGCATGCGCCTTCGGCGGCGCACGACGCGCATCCGCTCCGCGGGTCGCGACCGGGCACCGGGACGTTTCCCCCGGCGAGGTCGTCCCGCGATCGACACCTACATGCGTGAAATGGCTTGTTCGGTCACGGAGTTGGCGTGATGACGCGCTTTCCCGACCACCGCCGCAAGCCGCGAGCACGTATGCTGTAGATAAGTACAGCGATAATCGCGAGAGGATACAGCGATTCGATGCGCGTTCTTCTGCCCGTCGCCAACGGCCTGACGACCGACCACCCGATCCCCTTCCTGCCCTTCGTCGACGACGCGCACATCCCCACGGACGATCCCGCCGCGACCGAGGCGATCGGTCGCGGCGCCGGCGAGGGCCGGTGGGGCCGCTGGGACGACGACGAGGAGCAGGGCACGTGGTGGGCCTTCACCACGGACCCCCTGCGTCCCGAGTTGGCCTGGTGCCTGCGCCACCACCCCGAACACGGCCGATCCGTGATCGTGTATCGCAACAAGGACGCGTCGTCGTGGTACGACGCGTGGTGGCGGGAGCGGCCGATCCTGGAACGCGCGGGCGGCTACTGGTGGGACGGCTCCCTCTGGTACCGACCCCTCCAGGTGTGGAACCCCGCCGCCGAGGCGTACGAACGCCGGCCCGCGCCGGGGGCCGCGGCCGTGTCCGCCGCGCACGTCCTGGCCGAGTCCGGCGGCGATCCCGAACGCGGCCGCGTCCTGAGCATCGTCGACCTGGACCTCGACCCCGACGCCGAACGCGGCCGGCCCTGGCCCGACGACCTCGCCGCCTGGGCCGCGGCCCACACCGCGCGACCGGGATCCCTCCCGTTGACCGCGTGCGTGGTGCGCCTGTCCGCGCCGGAGTTGGCCGCCGACCAGATGATCGGCGTCGCCGAGTTCGCCGCCCTCGGCGGCATCGGCTCCTCCACTCTGCGCGCCTACATCTCCCGCAACGAGAACGACGTCCCCCAACCCCAGGCAGTGGTCGGCGGACGCGCCCTGTGGGCCCTGCCCGTGGCCCGCGACTGGGCGGAACAACGCAGCCGCTCCCCCGAGGAGATCGCCGCGACCGTCGCCGCCGACGACGGCTCCCTGCCCACCGGCACCGCGGACGTCCGCGACCGATTCGCCGCGCGCTTTCGCGTGCTCCTGGGCGACAACCCCGACCTGCGCAGACTCTTCGCGCTCCGCCACCGCGCCGGCGGGGTCGAGCGGGTCGCCGACGAACTCGGCCGGGCCGTGGCCCTGTCCGTCGACGACATCGTCCCCCTCGACGCCCTCGCCACAACCGTCCGGCACGCCCTCCTCGACGAACTCGCCACCGAACGCGGCGACACCGCACGCAAACCCAGGTCCTCGACCCTGTATCACCCCACCGCCGACGTCACACGCATGCTCGACTGGCTCGTCCGCCACCACCCCCACCACGCCATGCGCGTCATCGCCGAGATCGTCGGCGAGGCCGAACGCCGACTCGGCATCCCCCAAAAGGCCACCGCCCGCACCCTGCACCGGGCCCTGGCCATGGACGGACGACTCGACGAGGACACCCTCGACGACTTCATGCGACGCGTCCTGCCCTCCACCCGCTGACCGAACCGACGCCCGGGGACACACCACTGGGCCCGGGCCCACCGTGGGGAACGGCACGAGTGCTTCGGAAACCTCGCAGTCGCGCCGCGCCCCACGGTCCGGGCGTCCCAGGAGTCCGGTTCCCTCGCGGGCCGGCGCGCAGCGCGCGTGTCGTACACGCCGAGCACGACGTCCAGCCGAGGGACGAGCAGGTGCCGTGCGTGCGGCTCGTCGGCGTCGACGGTGCGCGGCTCGGGGACGAAGTCCGTTTCAGGCGTCGCGCCACGCCCGCCGAAAGCCTTCGCGGTCGACGTCGGATCGGGCGGCGAGCAGGACGCGCCGGGCGGCGAGCTCGGCGTCGCGCGACCACACCTCGCCCAGGATCGCGGCCTTGGAGTCGCCGGGCCGAGGGCGTCGACCAGCGCCTGCCCCACCACGCGCGCGGTGGCGTCCGGCTCGCTCACTGGCCGTGCCAGCGGATCTGCCCCTGTCCGCCATGGAGTTGCCGTGTGCCGGCGACCGATGGGCGGGTGGTCGTTCCAGATCCAACCCTCCACCGCACGACCTCCGTCGCTGTTCATCGTCGACCAGCCTGCCGGTTCGGCATTTTCGCCCATGCCCCCGGCACGGCCATGGGTCGATCACCGTGCCGGGAGGGCTTCGGACTTGGATACTCACGGGTCGCACGCGCCGCCGTCGTGGGGAGGGTCGGCCAGCGGGTGGAGGTCGGCCTCCTCGGGCGGTCGTGCCGGGGGATAGAGCGCGGGGTGCCCGGGGTCGACGCCGTTGGCGACGGCCATCTCGGTGTAGGAGTCGTAGAGTTCCATCCCGTCGGGCAATTCGGGTGGCGACAATCTCCCGGTGCGCAGCAGTTCACGGATGCGCGGGTTGCCGTCGGCGCCGCGCAGCAGCCAACCCGCGCAGATCCTGGGGTGCGACGGTGTGGAGGAGTGACAGCCGAACCGGCGCGTGGAGCCGGGGGCGCTGGTGGGGGCGCTGAGTTCGAACGCGGCGGGCGGGAACTGGCCGAGCGGGGCGTCGCGTCGCCACGGGCACGGTTCGACACCGCCACACGGGCGTTCGCGTACGGCGGGAGGGTCGTCGCCGGTGATGGTGGTGACGCCCCACACGTGGTCGGCGGCGCGCCGGGCCACCACAATGGGGACTCGGGCTGGCTCGGGCGTGATCACCGCGCGGCGCGGGGGGACCGCTTCTGAGGAGCCGGGGCTCTCGCCGCGGGCCACGCACGCGTTCAACTGCGCGAGCACGGCGCCGGGTTCCATCCCCGCGGCAGCGGAGAGTTCGGCCAGGCGGGCGCGTACCCGGCGGTCGTGTTCGGTATCCGCGCCGTACAGGCCCTCGACGTTCGCGGCGTCGTCTCCGGCCCCGCCCGAGGGACGCGTTGCCGGCATCCCGTCCCGCTGCGGTCCCACGCCGGTGTCGTGTGGAACGCCCACTGCAGACCCGCCCTTCCTCGTCCCCGATCCAGAAGCGTCCGCGTCCGCTCGGTGCGGTCTCGGGCCCGCGAGCCGTCGCGCCCGGGCCAGCACGGACGCCACATCCTCACACGTTGCGGTGTGTCGAGGCCCCGGATCCGCCGCGTGCGTCGGGCGATCGGGCGCGATCGTCGCACCGGGCTCGCACCCGTCCCGGGGGATGCCGGGCCCCGCGATCGCGCCGATCGTTGCGCCCGTCATGGCCGACCGGCGGCCCCGGCGCCAGGCCGCATCCGAGGGCCCGTTCCCGAGACCGGTGGCTCCGGTGCGATCGGCGCCCGTCGGCGACGCCGGCACCGAGCGCGTCGTCCCCCGGGCGAGATTCGACGTGCGTTCGGTGGTGTGCGTGTCGTCCGCACCCCGGCGGGCCCGCACGTCGTCGCAGGCGTGTGCGAGTGTGGGGTGATCGGTGACGGGCCGGGGTTCGGGGGAACCGTATGCGCGGATGGGCGAAGCGTCTGGGTGCGACGGTGGTGCTGGTGTGGGCGGGCACCACGGTGCTGGGGTGTTCGTCGGGAGGTGGCCGCGACAGCGCGTCCGCGCCGAGCGCGTCGACGGTGGTGCCGGCCCCCGACCCGCCGGTGATCTCCGAGGCCGAGGCTCGGAAGGTCCTGGAGCACTACGACACCGAGAACAACGCCGCCAACGCCGCGCTGGACGGCGACCGCCTCGCCGGCGTCGAGGGCGGCGAACTGCTGGAAGGGTCGCTGGCCGCGTACCGGGCCGATCGACTGGTGAAGGACCGCAAACCCTACGAGCCGTTCACCCACCTGGAACCGCGCTTCTGGATCCCGCGCGGGAGCGGTCATCCCTGCGTCCTGGACAAGACGATCGAGACCAAGGCACTGGTGCCCGAGGCGACCCTGAGAGCGACCGCCCCCGGGACCATCGCACTGTTGGGCAGGGACGGGCCGTTCACCGAGATCCGGACCACGTTCCTCGCGTGCGTCCTGATCCGGGTCCCCGCCGCGCCGGACGCACCCGCCACCGTCGTCACCGGCGGACTGGGCCGTTCGAAGGCGCTGGACGCCGCCGGGACGTAGACGCGAACCCGGGCACTCCCCCACACCGGCCCACGCGACCCGAACGACGCGTCGGCGACCACCTGGCGCCACCCGACGGTCGGCTCGACCGCTTCCGCCACACCGCACGCGAGGTACTCGGCGCAGCCCCGCCGGGGCGGCCGCCTCGGGTGAGCGCGTCGCCCGGACCCGCCGCACGCGCGGTCGGGTTCGCGTCCGGCCGGCCCGGGCGGGTGATGGTGGTGCCGCTCCGGTTGCGCCCGCGCGCGGACGCGCGTGCCGGGGCCGGAATCGGACGGGTGGACAGGTTCACGGTGGCCGGGTAGGTCGGTTTTGTCGACGGGTGCGACACCGACGTGTGTGGTCAGCCGGCGGCCGGCCGGTCTTGCTCGCCGAACGCGGGTACGTCCTCGGGGGCCATGTCCTCACGGATCCGCAGCAGCCGGATCGGATGTCTCCACTTTCCGTCGTCGAACGCGGTGTCGACGGCGATCTCGGCGACCAAAACGGGGTCCACCGGCACCATGGGGTGCTTCTCCCGGCTCCCCCAGGCGGGCGAAAACGAGTGTCCGTGCCAAGGGTGGTCGGGCGCGCCCGGGGTCAGGCGCTCCGCCAGGAGGGCCTGTACGCGGCGGTCCAGGGTGGTACTGCGGCCCACGAACCGCAGCGTTCCTCCAGCGTCGAATCGGCCGAACAGCACGGTCGTCGGACGTTCCAAGGACCCGGCCACCGCCCCTACCACCGCCTCGGTGGTGTCCCGCAGCCGGTACTTCCACCACCGACTCCTGGAACCCGGCAGGTAGGGGGAGGACGGGTCCTTGATCAGAAGACCCTCCAGCCCGGCCGGGGCCCATTCGCGTATCCACCGCTCGGCCAGCGCCCGGTCGGTGGTCGCGGGGCACAGCGTCCACGGCGGCCCCAGCGCGTACTCGGCGAACAATTCCTCGAGGGCGGCGCGGCGATCGGTGTACGGCAGGGGCATCAGGTTCCGATCCAGGTGCAGCACGTCGAACGCGACATAGTGGGCCGGGAGTTCACGGGCAAGGCGCCGCGCGGCGATGCGGGTGCGGTTCATCCTGCGCTGCAACGCGTCGAAGGCGAGTCGGCCGTCGGACCACACGACGAGTTCGCCGTCCAGGACAAGGTCGACGTCGGGGAGGTCGCGGTCGGCGGCGCCGGCGATGTCGGGGAACACGTCCGACAGGACCGTCCCCCGGCGGGACACGACCCGCGCCGGTCCACCCACCGATCTGAGAACAAATGCTCGAAAACCGTCCCATTTAGGCTCGAATACTCCTTCGAGAGGCAATGACTCGATCGGGGCGGCGAGTATGGGGTCGGGCGGAACCGTGATCGTCATGGCCTTGTCGGTACCACCGACCCCGGCGCGTCACGCCCGCCGTGCAACCCTCTCGACCGCCCGGTCGTCGGAGCGCGTTCGTGCCCGCGAATCCGGTCGTGTCGGTGGGAGCCGGTACGGTCTGTTCGCCGTCGATGGCCTCCTCCCCCCATGAGGCCCGGCGGTCGCGACCGGCCCGCCGCCCCTTTCGGATCCCCACCGGGGGCGGTGGGCCGTTCGATACGCCGGTGGTCGCAGGCCGCACGGGGGTCGGTCCGCGACCGTCGCGCCGGATCGGCGCGGGTCGCCTCGAGGACGCGTCCCGCCCGGGCGTCGACGACGGGGGCTCCGCGGGCGCTTCCCGCACGCGGCCGGCGGCAGGCAAGGACCCGGTCCTGCGGGCGAACGGACCGCGGCAGGTGCAACGCCGGTCCGGCCGCGGGCCGTTCCGCGCCGGGAGCGGGTTCATCGGGGCCCGCCGATCTCGCATCGACGGGCCCGCGTCGTACCGGCTGCCCGGTCAGAGCGTGGAGAAGGCGTAATAGGTGGTGTTGCCGATCTGCATCTCCGCGCCGACGGTACGTTCACCGGCGCCCGTGACGTTGAGGTAGACGGGGCCCGCGTAGTACTTGTACGCGCCCCAGTCGCCGGAGGTGTACAGGAGGCCGTTCTTGCGCATGCCGAGGTTCACCGCCATGCGACTCGGCTTGCCCATGTTCACGGCGCTGGGTCGCGCTATGGCGCACCACTTGTTGCCCGGCGCGCTGTAGACGGTCACGAGCCCGCCGAGACGACCGTCGGGGGCCGACAGGCCGCGGATGGTGCGCACACTGTAGGCGCTGCCACACGATCCCAGCGGTGCGGCCTGGGCCTGTTGACTCAGGAACACCCCGCCTCCGACGAGGAGCAGCAGCGCGGCCGCGAGCACAGAGAATCGCCGTGCGAGAGCCATGGTTTTCCTTTCGAGTGGTGGCGGATCCTGCCTGCCGCTCGACGCTGCTGGGGTCGGGTGCCGCTGCCGGCACTCTCGGTCGTCGCTCGTTTCTGCGAGGTATCACGGCAGTCGCGACGATAACATTTTTTGTATATACGTTTTATAGATCGAGGGTCGTCATCGCCCGACGGTCGAGTATGGGGCGCAGGGATGGCCCCGATACCGTCGGCGAATTGCCCTCGAAGCGAGGCGACCTGCGCAGCGCACGCCGGGCGCGGACGCATCGGGCCGCTCGGCAGTCTCCCGAAACCCGGCCCTGCTCGGCGCCGACAGCGGGATCACATCGACACGTGCAGTTCCAGGAGCC is a window encoding:
- the mihF gene encoding integration host factor, actinobacterial type — translated: MTVPVIDPQERRAALAKAAAVRKERAEVKQALKSGKISLREVLDTDTLAVRKMPVRALLESLPAVGKARADRLLAELEISTSRRVRGLGVQQRERLLERCAPGA
- a CDS encoding DUF6283 family protein → MGPQRDGMPATRPSGGAGDDAANVEGLYGADTEHDRRVRARLAELSAAAGMEPGAVLAQLNACVARGESPGSSEAVPPRRAVITPEPARVPIVVARRAADHVWGVTTITGDDPPAVRERPCGGVEPCPWRRDAPLGQFPPAAFELSAPTSAPGSTRRFGCHSSTPSHPRICAGWLLRGADGNPRIRELLRTGRLSPPELPDGMELYDSYTEMAVANGVDPGHPALYPPARPPEEADLHPLADPPHDGGACDP
- a CDS encoding ATP-dependent DNA ligase, coding for MTITVPPDPILAAPIESLPLEGVFEPKWDGFRAFVLRSVGGPARVVSRRGTVLSDVFPDIAGAADRDLPDVDLVLDGELVVWSDGRLAFDALQRRMNRTRIAARRLARELPAHYVAFDVLHLDRNLMPLPYTDRRAALEELFAEYALGPPWTLCPATTDRALAERWIREWAPAGLEGLLIKDPSSPYLPGSRSRWWKYRLRDTTEAVVGAVAGSLERPTTVLFGRFDAGGTLRFVGRSTTLDRRVQALLAERLTPGAPDHPWHGHSFSPAWGSREKHPMVPVDPVLVAEIAVDTAFDDGKWRHPIRLLRIREDMAPEDVPAFGEQDRPAAG